From the genome of Streptococcus lutetiensis, one region includes:
- a CDS encoding flippase, with the protein MKKNKSMGLNAILNSLQSLLNLVFPLVTFPYISRTLSVDGVGKYNFANSIISYFILLAGLGISVFAVREGAKLRDNRKEFSLFASRIFTINIVSTAISYLALFLILILSTSLQKYNTAILIFSIQIFFTTLGVDWIYTIFEEYGYITARNIIFKIISALLLFIFVRHRDDYLNYIIISVVASTGSYLLNFFHSKKFCDIKLVFNFNWKNYLTPILTIFASTVAIKIYLASDVTMIGFLKNEYTVGIYSTATKIYGIVSVMLSAVTAVTIPRLAMLMGQERMDEYRQLLKRLINMLLVIILPGIIGLFMVSKDVILIIAGEKYLRATVALQITCFAMLGSAMSTIFNQCALMPAKREKKTLLSSSTSALLNIGLNFILIPIFAEKGAAFTTVLAEFTMMTMNFYFSRDITGFVFKDKQTWKNIFSAIAGCVGIFLACRVSSVLPNMFIRLMVSISCSGVVYAIILLVLKNEVALRMFDQLISKRVKNNRE; encoded by the coding sequence ATGAAAAAAAATAAGTCAATGGGACTTAATGCTATTTTAAACAGTTTACAGAGTCTTTTGAATTTAGTATTCCCTCTTGTAACATTTCCGTACATATCAAGAACATTATCAGTTGATGGTGTAGGTAAATATAATTTTGCAAACTCGATTATAAGTTACTTTATCTTATTAGCAGGACTGGGAATTAGTGTATTCGCAGTTAGGGAAGGGGCAAAATTAAGAGATAATCGGAAAGAATTCAGTTTATTTGCCAGTCGTATTTTTACAATTAATATTGTTTCTACTGCTATTTCTTACTTAGCACTTTTTTTGATTCTTATTTTAAGTACAAGTTTACAAAAATATAATACAGCTATTTTAATTTTTAGTATTCAAATCTTTTTTACTACTTTAGGTGTGGATTGGATTTATACCATTTTTGAAGAATACGGTTATATAACAGCTAGAAACATTATTTTTAAAATTATTTCAGCCTTGCTTCTATTTATTTTTGTAAGACACCGTGATGATTATCTTAACTACATCATCATTTCGGTTGTTGCGTCAACAGGATCATACTTACTTAATTTTTTTCACTCCAAGAAGTTTTGTGATATTAAGTTAGTATTTAATTTTAATTGGAAAAATTATTTAACACCTATTTTGACAATCTTTGCTTCTACAGTTGCAATTAAAATTTATTTAGCTTCTGATGTGACAATGATTGGTTTTTTAAAGAATGAGTACACTGTTGGTATTTATAGTACTGCTACAAAGATATACGGTATAGTAAGTGTTATGCTATCGGCTGTGACTGCAGTAACTATTCCAAGATTAGCTATGTTGATGGGGCAAGAGCGTATGGATGAATACCGTCAACTATTAAAACGATTGATTAATATGCTGTTGGTTATTATTCTTCCAGGTATTATTGGATTATTCATGGTTAGTAAAGATGTCATTCTTATTATTGCTGGTGAGAAATATTTACGCGCAACTGTAGCGTTACAAATAACATGTTTTGCGATGTTGGGGAGTGCAATGAGTACGATTTTTAACCAGTGTGCTTTGATGCCTGCAAAACGAGAGAAAAAAACATTGCTATCGTCAAGTACCAGTGCACTATTAAATATTGGCTTGAATTTTATTTTAATTCCTATCTTTGCTGAAAAAGGAGCAGCTTTTACAACGGTTTTAGCTGAGTTTACAATGATGACAATGAACTTCTATTTCAGTAGAGATATTACTGGTTTTGTTTTTAAAGATAAACAAACTTGGAAGAATATTTTTTCAGCGATAGCAGGCTGTGTAGGTATTTTTCTGGCATGTAGAGTAAGTTCAGTGTTACCTAATATGTTTATTAGATTAATGGTTTCAATAAGCTGTTCAGGTGTTGTATATGCAATTATTTTA